From Pseudomonas sp. LS1212, the proteins below share one genomic window:
- the gmk gene encoding guanylate kinase yields the protein MNHSTGTLFIVSAPSGAGKTSLVKALIDAQPNIRVSVSHTTRAMRPGEADGVNYHFVDRAEFVRMIEHGDFLEQAEVFGNLYGTSQSTLQQTLDDGYDLILEIDWQGAEQVRKLMPEARSIFILPPTQQALRQRLTNRGQDSDEIIEGRMREAVSEMSHYAEYDYLVINDDFAVALEDLKAIFRANRLQQKPQQQRFNDLLSQLLA from the coding sequence ATGAACCACAGCACCGGCACCCTGTTTATCGTTTCCGCCCCGTCTGGCGCGGGCAAGACCAGCCTGGTCAAGGCTTTGATCGACGCCCAGCCGAACATTCGCGTCTCTGTCTCGCACACCACGCGGGCCATGCGTCCGGGCGAAGCCGATGGGGTGAACTACCACTTCGTCGATCGTGCCGAATTCGTGCGCATGATCGAGCACGGTGATTTTCTGGAGCAGGCCGAAGTCTTCGGCAACCTGTACGGCACTTCGCAAAGCACCCTGCAACAAACGCTCGACGATGGCTACGACCTGATCCTGGAAATCGACTGGCAAGGCGCCGAGCAGGTACGCAAGCTGATGCCCGAGGCGCGTTCGATTTTCATCCTGCCGCCGACCCAGCAGGCACTGCGTCAGCGCCTGACCAACCGCGGCCAGGACAGCGACGAGATCATCGAAGGCCGGATGCGCGAAGCGGTCAGCGAGATGAGCCACTATGCCGAGTACGATTACCTGGTGATCAACGACGATTTCGCTGTTGCCCTGGAAGACCTGAAGGCGATTTTCCGCGCCAATCGGTTACAGCAAAAGCCGCAACAGCAGCGTTTCAACGACCTGCTCAGCCAGTTGCTCGCCTGA
- the rpoZ gene encoding DNA-directed RNA polymerase subunit omega, whose protein sequence is MARVTVEDCLEHVDNRFELVMLSTKRARQLATGGKEPKVAWENDKPTVVALREIAEGLIDYAAIAEAEIVEDEPLFAAFEDEANEAV, encoded by the coding sequence ATGGCCCGCGTAACCGTTGAAGACTGTCTAGAACACGTGGATAACCGCTTTGAGCTGGTCATGCTCTCTACCAAGCGTGCCCGTCAGCTGGCTACCGGCGGCAAAGAGCCGAAAGTAGCATGGGAAAACGACAAGCCTACAGTTGTGGCCTTGCGTGAAATCGCCGAAGGCCTGATCGACTACGCAGCCATCGCCGAAGCTGAAATCGTTGAAGACGAACCGCTCTTCGCCGCGTTCGAGGACGAGGCCAACGAGGCCGTCTGA
- the spoT gene encoding bifunctional GTP diphosphokinase/guanosine-3',5'-bis pyrophosphate 3'-pyrophosphohydrolase has product MPSIDALADRLSTYLGKDQVNLVRRAYFYAEQAHDGQRRRSGEAYVTHPLAVANILADMHMDHQSLMAAMLHDVIEDTGIAKEALSAQFGETVAELVDGVSKLTQMNFETKAEAQAENFQKMAMAMARDIRVILVKLADRLHNMRTLEVLSGEKRRRIAKETLEIYAPIANRLGMHNVRVEFEDLGFKAMYPMRSARIYQAVRRARGNRKEIVNKIEESLSHCLAVDGIEGEVSGRQKHIYGIYKKMRGKRRAFNEIMDVYAFRIIVDKVDTCYRVLGAVHNLYKPLPGRFKDYIAIPKANGYQSLHTTLFGMHGVPIEIQIRTREMEEMANNGIAAHWLYKSSDDEQPKGTHARARQWVKGVLEMQQRAGNSLEFIESVKIDLFPDEVYVFTPKGRIMELPKGSTAIDFAYAVHTDVGNSCIACRINRRLAPLSEPLQSGSTVEIVSAPGARPNPAWLNFVVTGKARTHIRHALKLQRRSESISLGERLLNKVLNGFDSALDKIPPERVNAMLAEYRLELIEDLLEDIGLGNRMAYVVARRLLASDGEHLPSPEGPLAIRGTEGLVLSYAKCCTPIPGDPIVGHLSAGKGMVVHLENCRNISEIRHNHEKCIQLSWAKDVTGEFNVELRVELEHQRGLIALLASSVNAADGNIEKISMDERDGRISVVQLVVSVHDRVHLARVIKKLRALTGVIRITRMRA; this is encoded by the coding sequence ATGCCGAGCATAGACGCCCTCGCCGATCGCCTCTCGACCTACCTCGGCAAAGACCAGGTCAACCTGGTTCGCCGAGCGTACTTCTACGCCGAACAAGCCCACGACGGCCAACGCCGTCGCAGCGGCGAAGCCTACGTCACGCACCCGCTGGCGGTGGCCAATATCCTTGCCGACATGCACATGGATCATCAAAGCCTGATGGCTGCCATGCTGCACGACGTCATCGAAGACACCGGCATCGCCAAGGAAGCGCTATCGGCGCAGTTTGGCGAGACCGTCGCCGAACTGGTCGACGGGGTCAGCAAGCTGACCCAGATGAACTTCGAGACCAAGGCCGAAGCACAAGCCGAAAACTTCCAGAAGATGGCCATGGCCATGGCGCGTGATATCCGCGTGATCCTGGTCAAGCTGGCCGACCGGCTGCACAACATGCGCACCCTGGAAGTGCTCTCCGGCGAAAAACGCCGGCGCATCGCCAAGGAAACCCTGGAAATCTACGCCCCCATCGCCAACCGCCTGGGCATGCACAATGTGCGCGTGGAATTCGAAGACCTGGGTTTCAAGGCCATGTACCCGATGCGCTCGGCACGCATTTACCAGGCGGTCAGACGTGCCCGGGGCAACCGCAAGGAAATCGTCAACAAGATCGAAGAGTCGCTCAGCCACTGTCTGGCGGTCGACGGCATCGAAGGTGAAGTCAGCGGCCGGCAGAAACACATCTACGGCATCTACAAGAAAATGCGCGGCAAGCGTCGGGCCTTCAACGAGATCATGGACGTCTATGCGTTCCGGATCATCGTCGACAAGGTCGACACCTGCTATCGGGTGCTGGGTGCCGTGCACAATCTGTACAAACCGTTGCCGGGACGCTTCAAGGACTACATCGCAATTCCCAAGGCCAACGGCTATCAATCGCTGCATACCACCCTGTTCGGAATGCACGGGGTACCCATCGAAATCCAGATCCGCACCCGCGAAATGGAAGAGATGGCCAACAACGGCATTGCTGCTCACTGGTTGTACAAGTCCAGCGACGACGAACAACCCAAGGGCACCCATGCCCGCGCCCGCCAGTGGGTCAAGGGTGTCCTGGAAATGCAGCAACGTGCCGGCAATTCCCTGGAATTCATCGAAAGCGTGAAGATCGACCTGTTCCCGGACGAGGTCTATGTCTTCACGCCCAAAGGCCGGATCATGGAGCTGCCCAAGGGCTCCACGGCCATCGACTTTGCCTACGCGGTACACACCGACGTCGGCAACAGCTGCATTGCCTGTCGGATCAACCGGCGCCTGGCTCCCCTGTCCGAACCTCTGCAAAGTGGCTCGACGGTCGAGATCGTCAGTGCTCCCGGCGCGAGACCGAACCCGGCATGGCTCAACTTCGTGGTCACCGGCAAGGCGCGCACACACATCCGCCATGCGCTAAAGCTGCAGCGGCGCTCCGAATCCATCAGCCTGGGCGAACGCCTGTTGAACAAGGTGCTCAATGGCTTCGACAGTGCCCTGGACAAGATTCCACCCGAGCGCGTGAACGCCATGCTCGCCGAGTACCGCCTGGAGTTGATCGAAGACCTGCTCGAAGATATCGGCCTGGGCAACCGCATGGCCTATGTGGTCGCCCGGCGCCTGCTTGCCAGCGACGGCGAACATCTACCCAGCCCGGAAGGCCCGCTGGCCATCCGTGGTACCGAAGGCCTGGTGCTCAGCTATGCCAAATGCTGTACGCCGATCCCGGGCGACCCGATCGTCGGGCACCTTTCGGCCGGCAAGGGCATGGTCGTGCATCTGGAAAACTGCCGGAACATCAGTGAAATTCGCCACAATCATGAAAAGTGCATCCAGCTGTCCTGGGCCAAGGATGTCACCGGCGAATTCAATGTCGAATTGCGCGTCGAGCTGGAGCACCAGCGCGGCCTGATTGCCTTGTTGGCCAGCAGCGTCAACGCCGCAGACGGCAATATCGAAAAAATCAGCATGGACGAGCGCGATGGTCGCATCAGCGTGGTCCAACTGGTGGTCAGCGTGCACGACCGCGTGCACCTGGCCCGCGTGATCAAAAAGTTACGCGCCCTGACCGGGGTAATCCGCATCACTCGCATGCGTGCGTAG
- a CDS encoding RidA family protein, producing MTKTVITSDKAPAAIGTYSQAIKAGNTVYMSGQIPLDPKTMELVEGFEAQTVQVFENLKAVAEAAGGSFKDIVKLNIFLTDLSHFAKVNEVMGRYFEQPYPARAAIGVAALPRGSQVEMDAILVLE from the coding sequence ATGACCAAGACCGTCATCACCAGCGACAAGGCCCCTGCTGCCATCGGCACCTATTCCCAGGCGATCAAGGCTGGCAATACCGTCTACATGTCCGGTCAAATCCCCCTGGACCCGAAAACCATGGAATTGGTCGAAGGCTTCGAAGCCCAGACCGTCCAGGTCTTCGAAAACCTGAAAGCCGTTGCTGAAGCAGCCGGCGGCTCCTTCAAGGACATCGTCAAGCTGAACATCTTCCTGACCGACCTGAGCCACTTCGCCAAGGTCAACGAAGTCATGGGCCGTTATTTCGAACAGCCATACCCTGCCCGCGCTGCCATTGGCGTGGCTGCCCTGCCACGCGGTTCGCAGGTCGAAATGGACGCGATCCTGGTCCTCGAGTAA
- a CDS encoding SDR family oxidoreductase: MPAPTVLIAGCGDVGSRLARQLLEENWSVHGLRRTTARLPQGVIGVAGDLFAEQCPAAWPSGQIDYLVYCAAASSHDEEGYRAAYIDGLAHVFAWLKQHAQRPRRVLFVSSSSVYGQQQGEWIDETSATLPSGFSGRLMLEAERLAKGCGHAASVVRLTGIYGPGRESFMNNVRQGYRVAVEPPLYGNRIHVEDAAGLLAYLLQADARGEAMEDCYIGVDDDPAALADVVDWLRERMGVTQWSSEVSVRRTGSKRCSNARARALGWVPAYPTFREGYAAILEGK, from the coding sequence ATGCCTGCCCCTACCGTTCTGATTGCTGGCTGTGGTGACGTCGGCAGCCGCCTGGCCAGGCAATTGCTGGAAGAAAACTGGTCGGTACATGGCCTGCGCAGGACGACTGCCCGACTGCCGCAAGGGGTGATCGGAGTGGCGGGGGACCTGTTCGCCGAGCAGTGCCCGGCAGCCTGGCCAAGCGGCCAGATCGACTATCTGGTGTATTGCGCTGCAGCCAGCAGCCACGACGAGGAAGGTTACCGGGCCGCTTACATCGATGGCCTGGCCCATGTGTTTGCTTGGCTCAAGCAGCATGCTCAGCGGCCACGACGGGTTCTGTTCGTTTCCAGCAGCAGTGTTTATGGCCAGCAGCAGGGGGAATGGATCGACGAAACCTCGGCCACGCTGCCAAGCGGCTTTTCCGGACGGCTAATGCTCGAGGCCGAGCGCCTTGCCAAGGGCTGCGGGCATGCGGCCAGCGTGGTGCGGTTGACGGGTATTTATGGGCCGGGCCGTGAGTCGTTCATGAACAACGTCCGGCAAGGTTATCGGGTGGCAGTCGAGCCGCCGCTGTATGGCAATCGCATCCATGTCGAGGATGCCGCTGGCCTGCTGGCATATCTGCTGCAAGCCGATGCACGCGGCGAAGCCATGGAAGACTGTTACATAGGCGTGGATGACGACCCGGCGGCCCTGGCCGACGTGGTTGACTGGCTGCGCGAACGCATGGGCGTCACCCAATGGTCGTCTGAGGTCAGCGTGCGCCGTACCGGCAGCAAGCGCTGCAGCAATGCACGTGCCCGGGCGCTGGGTTGGGTTCCGGCCTATCCGACGTTCAGGGAAGGTTATGCAGCGATTCTCGAGGGGAAGTAG
- the exbB gene encoding tonB-system energizer ExbB, with the protein MTRNQPSASPTKLSRQPRAWRGIAALLLGLMLTPAVSADEPVAPATTPAVVAPAADTAPAPAPAVENASGTENAASDATEALVEDNSLGMAHDLSPWGMYQNADVVVKAVMIGLAIASIITWTIWIAKGLELMGAKRRLRVEIAHLKKAASLKDASDTAQKAGTLAHLLVHDALEEMHLSASAREKEGIKERVSFRLERLVAACGRNMSSGTGVLATIGSTAPFVGLFGTVWGIMNSFIGIAKTQTTNLAVVAPGIAEALLATALGLVAAIPAVVIYNVFARSIAGYKAQVSDASAHVLLLVSRDLDHQPGERNAQPHMVKVG; encoded by the coding sequence ATGACACGCAATCAACCCTCCGCTTCGCCAACCAAGCTATCTCGCCAGCCTCGCGCATGGCGCGGTATCGCTGCCCTGTTGCTTGGCCTGATGCTGACCCCGGCCGTGTCTGCGGATGAACCTGTCGCCCCCGCCACCACGCCTGCAGTCGTTGCTCCTGCCGCTGATACTGCACCGGCACCGGCACCGGCAGTAGAAAATGCGTCCGGCACCGAGAATGCCGCAAGCGACGCCACTGAGGCGCTGGTCGAGGACAACAGCCTGGGCATGGCCCACGACCTGTCCCCATGGGGCATGTACCAGAATGCCGACGTCGTGGTGAAGGCCGTCATGATCGGCCTTGCAATCGCCTCGATCATTACCTGGACCATCTGGATCGCCAAGGGCCTGGAGTTGATGGGCGCCAAGCGTCGTCTGCGTGTTGAAATCGCTCACCTGAAAAAAGCCGCCAGCTTGAAAGACGCCAGCGACACTGCGCAAAAAGCCGGCACCCTGGCCCACCTGCTGGTCCATGATGCCCTGGAAGAAATGCACCTGTCGGCCAGCGCTCGCGAAAAAGAAGGTATCAAGGAACGCGTCAGCTTCCGCCTGGAGCGCCTGGTGGCCGCCTGCGGCCGCAACATGAGCAGCGGCACCGGCGTACTGGCCACCATCGGCTCGACAGCACCCTTCGTCGGCCTGTTCGGCACCGTATGGGGCATCATGAACAGCTTCATCGGCATCGCCAAGACCCAGACCACCAACCTCGCCGTGGTTGCCCCCGGTATCGCCGAAGCGCTGCTGGCAACCGCCCTGGGCCTGGTTGCGGCGATCCCTGCGGTCGTCATCTACAACGTCTTCGCACGCTCCATCGCCGGCTACAAGGCACAGGTATCGGATGCATCCGCGCACGTTCTGCTGCTGGTCAGCCGCGACCTCGACCACCAGCCGGGTGAGCGTAATGCCCAGCCGCACATGGTGAAAGTGGGGTAA
- the exbD gene encoding TonB system transport protein ExbD — protein MGLHLNEGGDDLAENHEINVTPFIDVMLVLLIIFMVAAPLATVDIKVDLPASTAKPAPRPEKPIFLSVKADQNLFIGEEKVERAQLGPALDAKTKGDKDTTIFFQADKGVDYGDLMDVMNALRTAGYLKVGLVGLETAAKK, from the coding sequence ATGGGCCTGCATCTGAACGAAGGCGGCGACGATCTCGCCGAGAACCACGAAATCAACGTGACGCCGTTTATCGACGTGATGCTGGTACTGCTGATCATCTTCATGGTGGCAGCGCCGCTGGCAACCGTCGATATCAAGGTGGACTTGCCCGCCTCGACCGCAAAACCTGCGCCAAGGCCGGAAAAGCCGATCTTCCTGAGCGTCAAGGCGGACCAGAATCTGTTCATCGGCGAAGAGAAGGTCGAACGTGCTCAACTGGGTCCAGCGCTTGATGCCAAGACCAAGGGCGACAAGGACACCACGATCTTCTTCCAGGCCGACAAAGGCGTGGACTACGGCGATCTGATGGACGTCATGAATGCCTTGCGCACGGCCGGCTACCTCAAGGTCGGCCTGGTTGGTCTAGAGACGGCAGCGAAGAAATGA